The following are encoded together in the Tepidiforma bonchosmolovskayae genome:
- a CDS encoding YidC/Oxa1 family membrane protein insertase: MGELFTIALLNPMVNLLVLLNNVLFGSFGLAIIAFTILVRVATFPLTYRQLHATRQMQAIQPRVQEINKKYSDPKRRQEEMMKLYREAGVNPLGCLGPMLIQFPILIALYSAVRIALPNSPEALEKLSSHVYDWAYLQHALPVKEFFLGMDLRHPNLLMVVLVGITTYAQSKTTVTVSTDERVRQQQAMMNVMLPLMFAFFALQFPSGVSLYWVVNSIVGIGFNILIYGFKPLGIEPFFKVRAPAPAPAAAEPAPAAAAVSSAPELRTPTHGPGRSKRQNRRRRPE, encoded by the coding sequence ATGGGCGAGCTCTTCACCATTGCCCTGCTCAACCCGATGGTGAACCTCCTGGTTCTCCTCAACAACGTGCTCTTCGGCTCGTTCGGGCTCGCCATCATCGCCTTCACCATCCTCGTCCGCGTCGCGACCTTCCCGCTCACCTACCGCCAGCTCCACGCTACCCGGCAGATGCAGGCGATCCAGCCCCGCGTCCAGGAGATCAACAAGAAGTACAGCGACCCGAAGCGCCGCCAGGAAGAGATGATGAAGCTCTACCGCGAAGCCGGCGTGAATCCCCTCGGCTGCCTCGGGCCGATGCTCATCCAGTTCCCCATCCTTATCGCCCTCTACAGCGCCGTCCGCATTGCGCTCCCGAACTCGCCGGAAGCCCTCGAAAAGCTCTCAAGCCACGTTTACGATTGGGCCTATCTCCAGCATGCCCTGCCCGTGAAGGAATTCTTCCTCGGCATGGACCTGCGCCACCCCAACCTCCTCATGGTGGTGCTCGTGGGCATTACCACCTACGCCCAGTCGAAAACTACCGTCACTGTCAGCACCGATGAACGGGTCCGCCAGCAGCAGGCCATGATGAACGTGATGCTGCCCCTGATGTTCGCCTTCTTCGCGCTCCAGTTCCCGAGCGGCGTCAGCCTCTACTGGGTCGTGAACAGCATCGTCGGCATCGGCTTCAACATCCTCATCTATGGCTTCAAACCGCTCGGCATCGAACCGTTCTTCAAGGTCCGCGCGCCCGCACCGGCGCCCGCGGCGGCCGAGCCAGCTCCCGCAGCGGCCGCCGTCTCATCTGCTCCAGAACTGAGGACACCCACCCATGGACCAGGCCGAAGCAAGCGGCAAAACCGTCGAAGACGCCCTGAATAA
- the jag gene encoding RNA-binding cell elongation regulator Jag/EloR, which produces MDQAEASGKTVEDALNNALAILGATRDEVEVTILDEGKKGGLFSRGRDAVVRVTRIARPGAGPAPDPAPAPSAADEPRNGGGRPRQPRRSPQAAEGGQRGAGPAGARSAEPPPLRLTQADFLRPGETAPAAPARAERPRQPARPRQERPAAPARPARPSRPSRPKEDQPHVEPDINAEEVDFAAQTIDDILRILGIDAEISIREPITPGDGRGSVLAVIDIRGDNLGVLIGRRGETLLALQFLVNLALARKYPGRGGVTVDIEHYRHRNEERIVEMARRMGDRVRQTGTPITLEPMSAAERRIVHLQFVDDPELETHSIGEGENRKVVISRRGEGG; this is translated from the coding sequence ATGGACCAGGCCGAAGCAAGCGGCAAAACCGTCGAAGACGCCCTGAATAACGCCCTCGCCATCCTCGGCGCAACCCGCGACGAAGTCGAAGTCACCATCCTCGACGAAGGCAAGAAAGGCGGCCTCTTCAGCCGCGGCCGCGATGCCGTCGTCCGCGTGACCCGGATCGCCCGCCCGGGCGCCGGGCCGGCCCCCGACCCGGCCCCGGCACCGTCCGCCGCCGATGAGCCCCGCAACGGGGGCGGCCGCCCTCGCCAGCCGCGCCGCAGCCCCCAGGCCGCCGAGGGCGGCCAGCGCGGCGCAGGCCCGGCGGGAGCCCGCTCCGCCGAACCGCCGCCCCTCCGCCTCACCCAGGCCGATTTCCTCCGCCCCGGCGAGACGGCGCCCGCTGCGCCGGCGCGGGCCGAGCGGCCACGCCAGCCGGCCCGCCCGCGGCAGGAGCGCCCCGCGGCGCCTGCCCGCCCGGCGCGCCCATCCCGCCCGTCCCGGCCGAAGGAGGACCAGCCCCACGTGGAACCCGACATCAACGCCGAGGAGGTCGATTTCGCCGCCCAGACGATCGACGACATCCTCCGCATCCTCGGCATCGACGCCGAAATCTCCATCCGTGAGCCGATCACACCGGGCGACGGCCGCGGCTCCGTCCTCGCCGTCATCGATATCCGCGGCGACAACCTCGGCGTGCTCATCGGCCGCCGCGGCGAAACCCTCCTTGCACTCCAGTTCCTCGTGAACCTCGCGCTCGCCCGGAAGTACCCCGGCCGCGGCGGCGTGACGGTCGACATCGAGCACTACCGCCACCGGAACGAGGAGCGGATCGTGGAGATGGCCCGCCGCATGGGCGACCGCGTCCGCCAGACCGGCACCCCGATCACGCTCGAACCGATGTCGGCCGCCGAACGGCGCATCGTCCACCTCCAGTTCGTCGATGACCCCGAGCTCGAAACCCACAGCATCGGCGAGGGGGAGAACCGCAAAGTCGTCATCAGCCGGAGAGGCGAAGGAGGCTAG
- a CDS encoding carbohydrate kinase family protein, whose product MARSLGCEVTLITALEPDFPLGILDGIDLRAAPGLVARYENRYDARGNRTQRLLAPGSDLQLVPHLYPGETFDLVFYAPAYHEFRKAPLRFKGAVVGVSLQGALRACEPDGRVVPNPRPLEAARALVRPGWCAFLSEEDTAAPEALAAALAAEKTLVVLTRGYNGATLFELDGSTQSYPALPALATEPTGAGDCFAMAFMVRLAETDSVDQAMRFALAAGALAVEAPGLAGIATRAAIEERMTREAA is encoded by the coding sequence ATGGCCCGCTCCCTCGGCTGCGAGGTCACCCTCATCACCGCCCTCGAACCCGATTTCCCCCTCGGCATCCTCGACGGCATCGACCTCCGCGCCGCGCCGGGGCTCGTCGCCCGCTACGAAAACCGGTACGACGCCCGCGGCAACCGCACCCAGCGCCTGCTCGCGCCCGGGAGCGACCTCCAGCTCGTGCCGCACCTCTACCCCGGCGAAACGTTCGACCTCGTCTTCTACGCCCCGGCCTACCACGAGTTCCGGAAGGCGCCGCTCCGCTTCAAGGGGGCCGTCGTCGGCGTCTCGCTCCAGGGCGCCCTCCGCGCGTGCGAACCCGACGGCCGCGTCGTCCCGAACCCCCGCCCGCTCGAGGCGGCCCGCGCCCTCGTCCGCCCCGGCTGGTGCGCGTTCCTGAGCGAGGAGGACACCGCCGCCCCCGAGGCCCTCGCCGCCGCCCTCGCCGCGGAGAAAACGCTCGTTGTCCTGACGCGTGGCTACAACGGCGCTACACTGTTCGAACTGGATGGCAGCACGCAGAGCTACCCCGCCCTGCCTGCCCTGGCGACCGAGCCGACCGGCGCCGGCGACTGCTTCGCCATGGCGTTCATGGTCCGCCTCGCCGAGACCGACTCCGTCGACCAGGCGATGCGGTTCGCGCTCGCGGCGGGCGCCCTCGCCGTCGAAGCGCCCGGGCTCGCCGGCATCGCCACCCGCGCCGCCATCGAAGAACGTATGACCAGGGAGGCCGCCTGA
- a CDS encoding ParA family protein, which produces MGARIVSLVNQKGGVGKTTTAVSLAVALARRGQRVLLVDLDPQANATSALGVLRSDRPGVYDALLDETPIDECIARVEAEGVDLVPSSAELSGAEVELVPVLARERRLVNALQPVRERYDWVLIDCPPSLGLLTINALTASDSVIIPVQCEYMALEGLSRLMETLELVRRNLNPGLYILGVILTMFDPRTRLAQQVVDEVRGHFPQTFATIIPRSVRLSEAPSHGQSIFRYDPGGRSAAAYEAVASELLERVGVAV; this is translated from the coding sequence ATGGGAGCTCGCATCGTCTCGCTCGTCAACCAGAAAGGCGGCGTCGGCAAAACCACCACCGCCGTCTCCCTCGCCGTGGCCCTCGCCCGCCGCGGCCAGCGCGTCCTCCTCGTCGACCTCGACCCGCAGGCGAACGCGACCAGCGCCCTCGGCGTCCTGCGCAGCGACCGCCCCGGCGTCTACGATGCGCTCCTCGACGAGACGCCGATCGACGAGTGCATCGCCCGCGTCGAAGCGGAGGGCGTCGACCTCGTGCCTTCGAGTGCGGAGCTCTCCGGCGCGGAGGTCGAACTCGTCCCCGTCCTCGCCCGGGAGCGGCGGCTCGTGAACGCCCTTCAGCCCGTGCGCGAACGGTACGACTGGGTGCTGATCGACTGCCCGCCCTCGCTCGGGCTGCTCACGATCAACGCGCTGACCGCGAGCGACAGCGTCATCATCCCCGTCCAGTGCGAGTACATGGCGCTCGAGGGACTGAGCCGGCTGATGGAGACGCTCGAACTCGTCCGCCGGAACCTGAACCCGGGCCTCTACATTCTCGGCGTCATCCTCACGATGTTCGACCCGCGCACCCGGCTCGCCCAGCAGGTGGTCGATGAGGTGCGGGGCCACTTCCCGCAGACGTTCGCGACCATCATCCCGCGGTCGGTCCGCCTGAGCGAGGCGCCGAGCCACGGCCAGTCGATCTTCCGCTACGACCCGGGCGGCCGCTCGGCCGCCGCTTACGAGGCCGTCGCCTCCGAACTCTTGGAACGCGTGGGAGTCGCCGTATGA
- a CDS encoding ParB/RepB/Spo0J family partition protein, whose amino-acid sequence MTQPKRGLGRGLDALFGSSSAAPPVQEPPAPAPQPPASEAPTIPEREPAHEVPPEAAARVAPEPRPAPPARRGGPELLDIDLIAPNPEQPRTHFEPEQLRELAESIREHGIIQPLIVTRDDEGGYRLIAGERRLQAARLAGLETVPVVVREAADSELLELALIENIQRADLNPVEEAMAYRRLIEEYGLTQEEVARRVGKSRATIANALRLLQLEAEIRRSLVSGEITEGHARALLGLPEGRGRVNAWREVVRRQMSVRDTESYVRRQLAASPATASKPAAQTARRDAALSDIEARLRRALSTRVRVEPQKKGAKIIIECYSPEEFENVVATLLGEYQ is encoded by the coding sequence ATGACACAGCCGAAGCGTGGACTGGGCCGGGGGCTCGATGCCCTCTTCGGGAGCTCCTCGGCAGCGCCCCCGGTGCAGGAGCCGCCCGCCCCCGCACCGCAGCCCCCCGCCAGCGAGGCGCCGACCATTCCCGAGCGCGAACCGGCGCACGAGGTCCCGCCGGAGGCGGCTGCCCGCGTCGCGCCGGAGCCGCGGCCCGCCCCGCCCGCCCGCCGCGGCGGCCCTGAGCTGCTCGATATCGACCTGATTGCGCCCAATCCCGAGCAGCCGCGCACCCACTTCGAACCCGAGCAGCTGCGCGAGCTCGCCGAATCGATCCGCGAGCACGGCATCATCCAGCCGCTCATCGTCACCCGCGACGACGAAGGCGGCTACCGGCTCATCGCCGGCGAACGGCGCCTGCAGGCAGCTCGCCTCGCCGGGCTCGAAACGGTGCCCGTCGTGGTCCGCGAAGCCGCGGATTCGGAGCTGCTCGAGCTCGCCCTTATCGAAAACATCCAGCGCGCCGACCTGAACCCGGTCGAAGAGGCGATGGCCTACCGCCGCCTCATCGAGGAGTACGGCCTCACGCAGGAGGAGGTGGCCCGGAGGGTCGGCAAGAGCCGCGCCACGATCGCGAACGCGCTCCGCCTGCTCCAGCTCGAGGCGGAGATCCGGCGCAGCCTCGTCAGCGGCGAAATCACCGAAGGCCACGCCCGCGCCCTCCTCGGCCTGCCCGAGGGGCGAGGCCGGGTGAACGCATGGCGCGAGGTCGTCCGCCGCCAGATGTCGGTCCGCGACACCGAAAGCTATGTCCGGCGGCAGCTCGCGGCCTCCCCCGCGACCGCCTCGAAGCCGGCCGCGCAGACGGCCCGCCGCGATGCGGCGCTCAGCGACATCGAAGCCCGCCTCCGGCGCGCCCTGAGCACCCGCGTCCGCGTCGAACCGCAGAAGAAGGGCGCGAAAATCATCATCGAGTGCTACTCGCCGGAGGAGTTCGAGAACGTCGTCGCCACCCTGCTCGGGGAGTACCAGTAG
- a CDS encoding RidA family protein, translating to MAHEERPEHRLADLGIELPAVPPPAGLYAPAVRSGSQLFVSGQVPRAADGSGVAAVGKLGHDITVEEGAALARVCALQALAVVRAELGSLDRVRRVVRVAGYVASAPGFTQHPAVINGASQLLLDVFGEAGRHARVAIGVAELPAGVPVEVEFLFEVD from the coding sequence ATGGCGCACGAAGAACGGCCCGAACACCGCCTCGCCGACCTTGGCATCGAGCTGCCGGCCGTGCCGCCGCCGGCGGGGCTCTACGCCCCGGCCGTGCGTTCCGGCAGCCAGCTCTTCGTCTCCGGGCAGGTGCCGCGCGCCGCCGACGGCTCGGGCGTGGCCGCCGTCGGCAAGCTCGGCCACGACATCACCGTGGAGGAGGGTGCGGCGCTGGCGCGGGTCTGCGCTCTGCAGGCGCTCGCCGTGGTCCGCGCCGAGCTCGGCAGCCTCGACCGGGTGCGGCGCGTCGTGCGGGTCGCCGGGTACGTCGCGAGCGCGCCGGGGTTCACGCAGCACCCGGCGGTCATCAACGGCGCCTCCCAGCTGCTGCTCGACGTCTTCGGCGAAGCCGGCCGCCACGCGCGGGTCGCCATCGGCGTCGCCGAACTCCCCGCCGGCGTCCCGGTCGAAGTCGAGTTCCTGTTCGAGGTCGACTGA
- a CDS encoding ribose-phosphate diphosphokinase, producing MYNDLAIFSGRAHPALAEAIAARLGRSLGRVDVFEFSNENIFVQFQENIRQRDVFLVQPFVSPVNTSIMELLIMIDAARRASAGRITAVIPYYAYGRSDKKDQPRVPITARLIANMLETAGADRVLTLNLHAGQIQGFFNIPVDELNALYPVSAYFRTKNLDNYTVVATDVGGEKRARDLAVRLDRPLAIIDKRRIGNAEVTEAMHVIGDVDGRNCLILDDEISTAGTIVSAVHALRQHGAREIIVSCYHPVFAGPAVDRLRALDVQEIVVTDSVPLGPEKMLPNMTVIPVAPQLGDAIGRIHSGQSVGALFQ from the coding sequence GTGTACAACGACCTCGCCATCTTCTCCGGCCGCGCCCACCCGGCGCTCGCCGAAGCGATCGCTGCCCGCCTCGGCCGCTCCCTCGGCAGGGTCGATGTCTTCGAGTTCTCCAACGAAAACATCTTCGTCCAGTTCCAGGAGAACATCCGCCAGCGCGACGTCTTCCTCGTCCAGCCGTTCGTCAGCCCCGTGAATACGTCGATCATGGAGCTGCTCATCATGATCGACGCCGCCCGGCGCGCCTCGGCCGGCCGGATCACCGCCGTCATTCCCTACTACGCCTACGGCCGCAGCGATAAGAAGGACCAGCCGCGCGTCCCCATCACCGCCCGGCTCATCGCCAACATGCTCGAAACCGCCGGGGCCGACCGCGTCCTCACCCTCAACCTCCACGCCGGCCAGATCCAGGGCTTCTTCAACATTCCCGTCGATGAACTGAACGCCCTCTACCCCGTCTCGGCCTACTTCCGCACCAAGAACCTCGACAATTACACCGTCGTCGCCACCGATGTCGGCGGCGAAAAGCGCGCCCGCGACCTCGCCGTCCGGCTCGACCGGCCCCTCGCCATCATCGATAAGCGGCGCATCGGCAACGCCGAGGTGACCGAGGCGATGCACGTCATCGGCGACGTCGACGGCCGGAACTGCCTCATCCTCGACGACGAAATCAGCACGGCGGGGACGATCGTGTCGGCCGTGCACGCCCTGCGGCAGCACGGCGCCCGGGAGATCATCGTCAGCTGCTACCACCCCGTCTTCGCCGGCCCGGCGGTGGACCGGCTGCGCGCGCTCGACGTGCAGGAGATCGTCGTCACCGACTCCGTTCCCCTCGGCCCGGAGAAGATGCTGCCGAACATGACGGTCATCCCCGTCGCGCCTCAGCTCGGCGACGCCATCGGGCGGATCCACAGCGGGCAGTCGGTCGGCGCACTCTTCCAGTAG
- a CDS encoding DsbA family protein: MTSPEPGQPGPSDLPGPPPPFAVEEGSGRPVYLRRQPAWSYFLTPGAILLGALVIAAAIWWQPGSDDPASPAATPGAAAASTAPAGSPTARPQAATLLDTFLGYARSLGLDEQKLLQCLNDSANVQLINSHLQRGSQLGVSGTPTFFINNKKLVGAQPTALLLEIVEKERSANPPASLADYSQQLQQLAAQNPPSFEILPQRPDLSGAAFEGDPNARVVVAEFSDFQCPFCQRWTQTSLPELRKLVGSDVALAFLHFPITQIHPNAGNASLLAICAGAQGKFWEMHDLLFARQAEWSNLR, encoded by the coding sequence GTGACCTCACCCGAGCCCGGGCAGCCGGGCCCCAGCGACCTCCCCGGGCCCCCGCCGCCCTTCGCGGTCGAAGAAGGCAGCGGCCGGCCGGTCTACCTCCGCCGCCAGCCCGCCTGGAGCTACTTCCTCACCCCCGGCGCCATCCTGCTCGGCGCGCTCGTGATCGCCGCCGCCATCTGGTGGCAGCCCGGCAGCGACGACCCGGCATCGCCCGCGGCCACGCCCGGGGCTGCTGCGGCCAGCACCGCGCCTGCCGGTTCCCCCACCGCCCGGCCCCAGGCCGCCACGCTCCTCGATACCTTCCTCGGCTACGCCCGCTCGCTCGGGCTCGATGAGCAGAAACTGCTGCAGTGCCTGAACGACAGCGCCAACGTCCAGCTCATCAACAGCCACCTCCAGCGCGGCAGCCAGCTCGGCGTCTCGGGGACGCCCACCTTTTTTATCAACAACAAGAAGCTGGTCGGCGCCCAGCCGACGGCCCTCCTCCTCGAAATCGTCGAAAAGGAGCGCTCGGCGAACCCGCCGGCCTCCCTCGCCGACTACTCGCAGCAGCTCCAGCAGCTCGCGGCCCAAAACCCGCCATCGTTCGAAATCCTGCCGCAGCGCCCCGACCTGTCCGGCGCCGCCTTCGAAGGCGACCCGAACGCGCGCGTCGTCGTCGCCGAATTCAGCGATTTCCAGTGCCCCTTCTGCCAGCGCTGGACGCAGACCTCGCTCCCCGAGCTGCGGAAGCTCGTCGGGAGCGACGTTGCCCTCGCCTTCCTCCACTTCCCCATCACGCAGATTCACCCGAACGCCGGCAACGCCAGCCTGCTCGCCATCTGCGCCGGCGCCCAGGGGAAGTTCTGGGAGATGCACGACCTCCTCTTCGCCCGCCAGGCGGAGTGGTCGAACCTGCGCTGA
- a CDS encoding alpha/beta fold hydrolase: protein MPETRRSGLRIHYRVEGRGAPVVLVHGYTASGWANWIAAGWAERLAGHHTLIIPDLRGHGRSEKPHAVEAYSRQALAADVLAVMDEEGIETAPVVGYSMGGMVALELLGRHGKRFPRGIVGGMGSYFPRGRGRFAFERRHPRSLAPRRRLLDVLAYLARYWSEMDLVALNRVFRGVFADGVPVEAELLPAIRQPVLVAAGTRDVFFEPAVALARSLPNARFLPVPHDAHVSAVRNPRFIEAAAAFLRGETAPR, encoded by the coding sequence ATGCCCGAAACCCGCCGCTCCGGCCTCCGCATCCACTACCGCGTCGAAGGGCGCGGCGCCCCGGTCGTCCTCGTCCACGGCTACACGGCGAGCGGCTGGGCGAACTGGATCGCCGCCGGCTGGGCCGAGCGGCTCGCCGGCCACCACACGCTGATCATCCCCGACCTCCGGGGCCACGGCCGGAGCGAGAAGCCGCACGCCGTCGAAGCCTACAGCCGGCAGGCGCTCGCCGCGGATGTCCTGGCCGTCATGGACGAAGAGGGCATCGAAACCGCCCCGGTGGTCGGCTACTCCATGGGCGGGATGGTCGCACTCGAACTGCTCGGCCGGCACGGGAAGCGGTTCCCCCGCGGCATCGTCGGCGGCATGGGGAGCTACTTCCCGCGGGGCCGGGGCCGCTTCGCCTTCGAACGGCGGCACCCGCGCAGCCTCGCGCCGCGCCGCCGCCTGCTCGATGTCCTCGCCTACCTCGCCCGCTACTGGAGCGAGATGGACCTCGTCGCCCTCAACCGGGTGTTCCGGGGCGTCTTTGCCGACGGCGTCCCCGTCGAGGCGGAGCTGCTGCCCGCCATCCGGCAGCCGGTGCTCGTCGCTGCCGGCACGCGCGATGTTTTCTTCGAGCCGGCCGTCGCCCTTGCCCGGTCGCTCCCGAACGCCCGCTTCCTGCCCGTCCCCCACGATGCGCATGTGAGCGCAGTGCGGAATCCGCGGTTCATCGAGGCGGCCGCCGCTTTCCTCCGCGGTGAGACGGCGCCGCGGTAG
- a CDS encoding DUF2231 domain-containing protein, protein MFLAFSSIAGLPGHPLLVHAAVVLVPLAAVAHAVTGWRPAWRRSYAIPVALIGVAGAVFAWAAKASGEAIEDRVKDAAKAVGQRARFGDHPEQGDAAFFWAMLLGAALIGFAVLAWLERKRELPRWAPLAAWAAVLAVAAIATAVMTVAGHSGAQLVWKDVGNFVHGG, encoded by the coding sequence ATGTTCCTTGCGTTCAGTTCGATTGCCGGCCTGCCGGGCCACCCGCTGCTCGTGCACGCGGCCGTCGTCCTTGTGCCGCTGGCGGCCGTCGCCCACGCCGTGACGGGCTGGCGGCCGGCCTGGCGGCGCTCCTACGCCATCCCGGTGGCGCTCATCGGCGTCGCCGGGGCCGTGTTCGCCTGGGCAGCGAAGGCGAGCGGCGAGGCCATCGAAGACCGGGTCAAGGACGCGGCGAAGGCGGTCGGCCAGCGCGCCCGGTTCGGCGACCACCCGGAGCAGGGCGACGCGGCATTCTTCTGGGCCATGCTCCTCGGGGCGGCGCTCATCGGGTTCGCCGTGCTGGCCTGGCTGGAGCGGAAGCGGGAGCTGCCGCGCTGGGCGCCGCTGGCGGCCTGGGCTGCCGTGCTCGCCGTCGCAGCGATTGCCACGGCCGTGATGACGGTCGCCGGCCACTCCGGGGCCCAGCTCGTCTGGAAGGACGTCGGCAATTTCGTGCACGGCGGATAG
- a CDS encoding acyl-CoA dehydrogenase family protein, which yields MEFRDSPAEAAFRQEVRAFLDAEFPPEFAERPVEWGLFNGAGRAVPGFAEFMREWTKKLNARGWGAPAWPKEHGGGGLSVKEQFILSEEFAWRRAPRPGGIGHGWAGPTIMVYGTEEQKREYLPKIISGEHIWCQLFSEPGAGSDLASLQTRAVRDGDDYVINGQKIWTSGAQHAHMGILLARTNPDAPKHRGISYFLVDMKTPGITVRPLVNMLNSHEFNEVFFEDVRVPAKNLLGEENRGWYLATTTLDFERSGIATSVSHQLIVRDLVRFAKESPVGSRSVATRPSIRTELADRAIEAQVESLISYRIISMQERGQIPNKESSIAKLYSSELDVRLAVTAMHLAGLYGQITDREDARVLGGRIARFYMHSTTSPIGGGTSEIQRNIIATRGLGLPRG from the coding sequence ATGGAGTTCCGCGATTCGCCCGCCGAGGCCGCCTTCCGGCAGGAAGTGCGCGCCTTCCTCGATGCCGAATTCCCGCCTGAGTTCGCCGAGCGGCCGGTCGAATGGGGGCTCTTCAACGGCGCCGGGCGCGCCGTGCCCGGGTTCGCCGAGTTCATGCGCGAGTGGACAAAGAAGCTGAACGCCCGCGGCTGGGGCGCCCCCGCCTGGCCGAAGGAGCACGGCGGCGGCGGGCTCTCCGTCAAGGAGCAGTTCATCCTCAGCGAGGAGTTCGCCTGGCGGCGCGCCCCGCGGCCCGGCGGCATCGGCCACGGCTGGGCCGGGCCCACCATCATGGTCTACGGCACCGAAGAGCAGAAGCGCGAATACCTCCCGAAGATCATCTCGGGCGAGCATATCTGGTGCCAGCTCTTCTCCGAGCCCGGCGCCGGCTCCGACCTCGCCTCGCTCCAGACCCGCGCCGTGCGCGACGGCGACGACTACGTCATCAACGGCCAGAAGATCTGGACCTCCGGCGCGCAGCACGCCCACATGGGCATCCTCCTCGCGCGGACCAACCCCGACGCGCCCAAGCACCGCGGCATCAGCTACTTCCTCGTCGACATGAAGACGCCCGGCATCACCGTCCGGCCGCTCGTCAACATGCTGAACAGCCACGAGTTCAACGAGGTCTTCTTCGAGGATGTCCGCGTGCCGGCGAAGAACCTCCTCGGCGAGGAGAACCGGGGGTGGTACCTCGCCACCACGACGCTCGATTTCGAACGGAGCGGCATCGCCACCAGCGTCTCCCACCAGCTGATCGTGCGCGACCTCGTCCGGTTCGCGAAGGAGTCCCCGGTTGGTAGCCGCAGCGTAGCCACACGGCCCTCGATCCGCACCGAGCTGGCCGACCGCGCCATCGAGGCGCAGGTCGAATCGCTCATCTCCTACCGGATCATCTCGATGCAGGAGCGCGGCCAGATTCCGAACAAGGAATCATCGATCGCGAAGCTGTACTCGAGCGAACTCGATGTACGCCTGGCCGTGACAGCCATGCACCTCGCCGGCCTCTACGGGCAGATCACCGACCGCGAGGATGCGCGCGTCCTCGGCGGGCGGATCGCCCGGTTCTACATGCACAGCACCACGAGCCCGATCGGCGGCGGGACGAGCGAAATCCAGCGGAACATCATCGCCACCCGCGGGCTCGGGCTGCCGCGCGGCTGA
- a CDS encoding PadR family transcriptional regulator — MDASFAVLAALALSPAHPYALLDHLSGLGLPVSRSALYRAVDALERDGFVAVQLETGETGHRRKRLELTGAGREQLARAALRTLRREPVDGPAFALALAAGGAIAAPGLTEVLRERMAAAARRLTALERGLRAGAAGPRAALEEREAAHLRADIAWLQGQLRRAG, encoded by the coding sequence ATGGATGCCAGCTTCGCCGTACTCGCCGCCCTCGCCCTCTCGCCTGCCCACCCGTACGCCCTGCTCGACCACCTCTCCGGGCTCGGCCTGCCGGTGAGCCGGAGCGCGCTCTACCGCGCCGTCGATGCGCTCGAACGGGACGGGTTTGTCGCCGTGCAGCTCGAAACCGGGGAAACCGGCCACCGCCGGAAGCGGCTCGAGCTGACCGGCGCCGGCCGGGAGCAGCTCGCCCGGGCGGCCCTGCGCACGCTGCGGCGCGAACCGGTCGATGGTCCGGCCTTCGCGCTGGCCCTTGCCGCGGGGGGCGCCATCGCGGCGCCGGGGCTCACGGAGGTGCTCCGCGAGCGGATGGCGGCCGCCGCGCGCCGGCTGACGGCGCTCGAGCGGGGGCTGCGCGCAGGCGCCGCGGGCCCCCGGGCCGCGCTCGAGGAGCGGGAGGCGGCCCACCTCCGGGCCGATATCGCCTGGCTGCAGGGCCAGCTCCGCCGCGCCGGCTAG
- a CDS encoding GlsB/YeaQ/YmgE family stress response membrane protein, producing the protein MGLIAWLIFGLIAGALAKLIVPGDDPGGGGLRGLVVTILIGIIGAVIGGFIGTAIGWGSVSEFDIRSMALAVLGGVLFLLLLRAVLGRRTA; encoded by the coding sequence ATGGGACTCATCGCATGGCTTATCTTCGGACTGATCGCCGGCGCGCTCGCGAAGCTGATCGTCCCGGGCGACGACCCGGGCGGCGGAGGGCTGCGCGGACTCGTCGTCACCATCCTCATCGGCATCATCGGCGCCGTCATCGGCGGGTTCATCGGCACCGCGATCGGCTGGGGCTCCGTCAGCGAATTCGACATCCGAAGCATGGCGCTCGCTGTGCTCGGCGGCGTCCTCTTCCTGCTGCTGCTCCGGGCGGTACTGGGCCGGCGGACCGCATAG